CCGGGATCTCCGAGGTCGACATCGCCAAGCGCCTGATGGACTACGGCTTCCACGCGCCGACCATGTCCTTCCCGGTACCGGGCACGATCATGGTCGAGCCGACCGAGTCGGAAGACCTCGGCGAGCTAGAGCGCTTCGTGGCCGCGATGATCGCGATCCGCGACGAGATCCGCCAGGTCGAGGCCGGCACCTGGCCTGCCGAGGACAATCCGCTCAAGCACGCGCCGCACACCCAGGCCGACTTCCTCGGCGACTGGGACCGCCCCTACTCGCGCGAGCAGGCGGTGTTCCCGCTGTCGTGGGTGGCGGAGAACAAGTTCTGGCCGAGCGTCAATCGCATCGACGACGTGTATGGCGATCGCAACCTGTTCTGCGCCTGCGTGCCGATGAGCGACTACGCCGAGTAAGCCTGCCGCGGGGCCTGCGCGCTGGTAGAATCCGGCCGCCCCGACAAGAAGCCACGCCTTCGGGCGTGGCTTTTTTTCGCCTCGCCGACGCAGGTCTCGACGCTCGTCATTCCGGGCCTCGCGGCCGGACTCGTGCGCGCTGCACGATACGCACTCCCTACCCCCTCCTCCGACGGAACAGACCAAGGTGATGATCCCCCCGCGCACCGACCGCAAGGCCCTGTGGCTCACGCTGCTGCTCGCCAGCCTGGGCGTGCTCCTGCTGCTGTCCGCGATCCTGTGGTCGCGCACGCGTCCGGTCGAGATGCACGACCTGCATCTTGCCGACGGCGAGAAGCTGAAATGCGTGTCCTACGCGCCCTATCACCGCCCCGGCCAGACGCCACTCGACATCGACACCCGGATCGAGCGCGAACAGATCGCCGCCGACCTCGCCGCGCTGGCGAAGATCACCGAATGCGTGCGCCTGTACTCGGTCGACCAGGGGCTGGACCAGGTCCCCGAGCTCGCCCGTCCGCTCGGCATGAAGGTCCTGCTCGGCGCCTGGATCGGCTACGAGAAGCCGCGCAACGCGCGCGAACTCGAGCACGCGATCGCGCTCGCCAATGCCAACCCCGACGTGGTGCGCGCGCTGATCGTCGGCAACGAAGTCCTGCTGCGCCGCGAGCGCACCGAGGACGAGATGCGCGAGCTCATCCGCCACGCGAAGGCGAATGCCCGGGTGCCGGTCACCTACGCCGACGTGTGGGAGTTCTGGACCCGCCACGACAGCCTCGCCGCCGAAGTCGATTTCGTAACCGTCCATATCCTGCCCTTCTGGGAAGACGAGCCCGTGGACATCGAGCTCGCGCTCGAACACGTGGCCGAAACCCGCCGCCACGTCGGCGAGCACTTCGCCGGCAAGAACATCCTGATCGGTGAGACCGGCTGGCCGAGCGCCGGCCGCCAGCGCGAGGAGTCGAAGCCGTCGCGGGTGAATCAGGCCCGCTACGTGCGCGAGTTCGTCCATCGCGCCCATGCAGAGGGCTGGGACTACAACCTGATCGAGGCCATCGACCAGCCCTGGAAGCGCAAGCTCGAGGGCACGGTCGGCGGCTACTGGGGGATGCTGGACGCCGCGACCCTGGCGCCGAAGTTCCCGCTCGCCGGCCCGGTCGCCGAACGCGACAGCCTTTACGGCCCGGTCGGCGGCGCCCTCGTCGGCGGTGTGCTCGCGCTGCTGCTCGCCATGACCGGTCGCCGCACCCGCTGCCTGCGGGTGAGTGCGCTCACCGCCACCGGGGCGCTGGGCGGCCTGGTCGCCGTGCTGCACTGGGAGCACGCCCACCTGGCCTATCGCAATGCGCTCGAATGGATCGTGCTCGGCGGCGTCGGCGCCCTCGCCGCCCTGCTGCCGCTCACGCTGGCACGCTGGCATGGACAGGCCGTCCCCGCCACCGGGCAGGCCGACAGCATCCGTTGGCAGCCCGAGCGTCTGCTCGGCATGCTGCGCACGGCGCTGCTCTTCGCCGCCGCCGTGGCGGCCCTGCTGCTGTGGGTCGATCCGCGCTACCGCGACTTTCCGACCCTGCTCTATCTGGTGCCTGCGGTGGTGCTGGGGGTGACCGGCTGGTGGCGCAGGCGCGGCAGCCGGCGCGAACGCACCTGCGCCGCCGTCATCGCCATCGGCGTCATCGCGCGCTGGTCAACCGAGCCCGCCAACCCGCAGGCGATTGCCTGGCTGCTGGTCGGACTCACGCTCGCCCTGCCGCTGCTGCTCGTCCGCGCCAACCAGGACGAGCAGCGCTAGCAGCCCGCCCACGGCGGCCGGATCGTAGCTGTACAGGACCAGGCCCGCGACACCGCTCAGCCAGCCCGCCCAGGCCAGCCGACGAC
This genomic stretch from Thauera sp. GDN1 harbors:
- a CDS encoding beta-1,6-glucan synthase encodes the protein MIPPRTDRKALWLTLLLASLGVLLLLSAILWSRTRPVEMHDLHLADGEKLKCVSYAPYHRPGQTPLDIDTRIEREQIAADLAALAKITECVRLYSVDQGLDQVPELARPLGMKVLLGAWIGYEKPRNARELEHAIALANANPDVVRALIVGNEVLLRRERTEDEMRELIRHAKANARVPVTYADVWEFWTRHDSLAAEVDFVTVHILPFWEDEPVDIELALEHVAETRRHVGEHFAGKNILIGETGWPSAGRQREESKPSRVNQARYVREFVHRAHAEGWDYNLIEAIDQPWKRKLEGTVGGYWGMLDAATLAPKFPLAGPVAERDSLYGPVGGALVGGVLALLLAMTGRRTRCLRVSALTATGALGGLVAVLHWEHAHLAYRNALEWIVLGGVGALAALLPLTLARWHGQAVPATGQADSIRWQPERLLGMLRTALLFAAAVAALLLWVDPRYRDFPTLLYLVPAVVLGVTGWWRRRGSRRERTCAAVIAIGVIARWSTEPANPQAIAWLLVGLTLALPLLLVRANQDEQR